A single window of Salvia splendens isolate huo1 chromosome 8, SspV2, whole genome shotgun sequence DNA harbors:
- the LOC121743952 gene encoding probable apyrase 7: MVFSKLVELVSSATTHLTVPKTSALQHKPGLPPTSGSLHGYTFSNPKNKVNLRFSSSLQDLSTYNQLDPEDDISSRSDRSCGHVLPQTFYQQENGATSFSKEKISLGPSGRKKWGRFICALLCLLVFTCLCVALLFLYSNWSGGRSKFYVVLDCGSTGTRVYVYEASVNHQKDDNLPIVLKSLPDSFKRKSRSQSGRAYNRMETEPGFDKLVHNVSGLKKAIKPLIRWAEKQIPEKSHKTTSLFLYATAGVRRLPNSDSDWLLNSAWSILKSSPFLCKKEWVKTLTGMEEAYYGWIALNYHTEVLGSIPKKETYGALDLGGSSLQVTFEGNPGNHDEETSLKLSIGPVNHHLSAYSLTGYGLNDAFDKSVAHLLKEVPQISNTDLVKGRVEIRHPCLQSGYKERYLCSLCASARLKDGIPPNERKELGKVAKRGVPVQLVGEPKWEACSALAKAAVNLSEWSDHTPGIDCNLQPCALAEKLPRPVGQFYAMSGFFVVYRFFNLTHDATLDDVLEKGHEFCDKSWDAARKSVKPQPFVEQYCFRAPYIVLLLREGLHITDKQVSVGSGSITWTLGVALFEAGKAFPNVGKLYSYQTLRVKIDPFVFFAILFASFFVLLCALSCIGHWRIPNLFRRSYLPLFSHNSGSSASVLNIPAPFRFQRWSPMNTGDGRVKMPLSPTVASNQQRPFDAGLGFGAGGIQFTDSSLYSSSSSVAHSYSSGSLGNVQFDYNFWTPNGSQMRLQSRRSQSREDLSNSIADAHFAKV, encoded by the exons ATGGTCTTCAGTAAACTTGTGGAGTTAGTTTCCTCTGCAACAACTCATCTAACAGTGCCAAAGACATCTGCTCTTCAACATAAACCTGGATTGCCTCCTACTTCTGGTTCTCTTCACGGTTATACCTTTTCCAACCCTAAAAACAAGGTTAATCTGAGATTCTCTTCATCCCTTCAAGATCTTTCTACTTATAACCAGCTTGATCCAGAAGATGATATTAGCTCTCGATCAGATAGAAGTTGTGGTCATGTGCTACCACAAACTTTCTACCAGCAAGAAAATGGCGCTACAAGTTTTTCCAAGGAGAAGATATCATTAGGTCCGTCTGGAAGGAAAAAATGGGGTAGATTTATCTGTGCTCTCCTTTGTTTATTGGTGTTTACTTGTCTTTGTGTTGCCTTGTTATTTCTCTACTCAAACTGGTCTGGTGGACGTTCCAAATTCTATGTTGTTCTTGACTGTGGAAGCACCGGCACCCGTGTGTATGTGTATGAGGCATCAGTTAATCACCAAAAAGATGATAATCTTCCTATCGTATTAAAATCGTTGCCTGATAGTTTCAAGAGAAAATCTAGATCCCAGTCTGGGCGGGCATACAACAGAATGGAGACTGAACCTGGATTTGATAAATTAGTACATAATGTTTCTGGGTTGAAGAAAGCAATTAAACCTCTTATCAGATGGGCTGAAAAACAAATTCCAGAAAAATCTCATAAGACTACTTCTCTCTTTCTATATGCTACAGCTGGAGTTCGAAGGTTACCAAATTCAGATTCTGATTGGCTTCTTAATAGTGCTTGGTCAATTCTTAAGAGTTCCCCTTTCTTGTGCAAGAAGGAGTGGGTAAAGACTCTCACTGGCATGGAGGAAGCTTATTATGGATGGATAGCTCTAAATTATCATACAGAGGTCTTGGGGTCcattccaaaaaaggaaacatATGGTGCGCTTGACTTAGGTGGCTCGTCACTGCAAGTTACATTTGAAGGTAACCCTGGTAACCATGATGAGGAAACAAGCTTAAAGCTGAGTATTGGCCCTGTTAACCATCATCTAAGTGCATATTCCCTAACTGGATATGGACTCAATGATGCTTTTGACAAATCTGTAGCTCATCTTTTAAAAGAGGTCCCTCAAATTAGCAACACAGATCTGGTTAAGGGAAGAGTGGAGATCAGACATCCTTGTTTGCAGTCTGGTTACAAAGAGCGATATCTATGTTCACTGTGTGCATCTGCTAGGCTAAAAGATGGGATTCCTCCTAACGAAAGGAAAGAATTAGGTAAAGTGGCAAAACGCGGAGTTCCAGTTCAGCTTGTTGGTGAGCCAAAGTGGGAAGCATGCAGTGCTCTAGCCAAAGCTGCTGTCAATTTGTCAGAATGGTCAGATCATACGCCGGGAATTGATTGCAATTTGCAGCCTTGTGCACTTGCAGAAAAACTTCCTCGCCCTGTCGGCCAGTTTTATGCTATGTCTGGCTTCTTTGTGGTGTATAGGTTTTTCAACTTGACTCATGATGCTACACTGGATGATGTGTTAGAGAAGGGTCATGAGTTTTGTGACAAAAGTTGGGATGCTGCAAGAAAAAGTGTTAAACCTCAGCCTTTTGTAGAACAATACTGTTTCAGGGCACCATATATCGTTCTCCTCTTGAGAGAAGGATTGCATATTACTGATAAGCAGGTATCGGTTGGCTCTGGAAGCATCACTTGGACACTTGGGGTTGCTTTATTTGAGGCAGGCAAGGCATTTCCGAATGTGGGAAAGCTTTACAGCTACCAGACATTGAGGGTCAAGATAGATCCATTTGTTTTCTTTGCCATTTTGTTTGCTTCATTCTTCGTCTTGCTCTGTGCACTGTCATGTATTGGCCATTGGCGGATTCCAAATCTTTTCCGAAGGTCATATCTCCCTCTTTTCAGCCATAACAGTGGATCATCGGCATCGGTGCTCAATATTCCAGCTCCTTTCAGATTCCAGCGCTGGAGTCCAATGAATACAG GGGATGGAAGGGTTAAGATGCCGCTGAGTCCTACAGTTGCAAGCAATCAGCAAAGACCATTTGATGCCGGACTTGGTTTTGGTGCCGGGGGCATCCAGTTCACCGATTCATCGTTGTACTCTTCATCTAGCAGCGTAGCGCATAGTTACTCTTCAGGCAGCTTAGGGAATGTGCAATTTGATTACAACTTCTGGACACCAAACGGAAGTCAAATGCGCCTTCAGAGTAGGAGATCCCAATCTCGAGAAGACCTCAGTAATTCAATTGCCGATGCACACTTTGCAAAGGTCTGA
- the LOC121743957 gene encoding DEAD-box ATP-dependent RNA helicase 18-like encodes MAAVEDNNPNKALTTTRFSELEPPLSQPVLEAISAAGFEFCTPVQAATIPLLCTYKDVTVDAATGSGKTLAFLLPLVEILRRADPPKPHQVVGVVISPTRELALQIFKVAEPFIATLSNVRPMLLVGGAEVKADTTKIEEEGVNLLIGTPGRLSDIMEHMDMLDFRNLEILILDEADRLLDMGFQKQVSSIISRLPKLRRTGLFSATQTEAVEELARAGLRNPVRVEVRSEIKRPKDVTSSQQIASSKTPSGLKMQYFQCEADQKPQQLIDLLLKNKAQKIIIYFMTCACVDYWGAVLPRLSLLKGFSLIPLHGKMKQAAREKALASFTSLSSGILLCTDVAARGLDIPGVDCIIQYDPPQDPNVFIHRVGRTARMGRQGTAIVFLLPKEEAYIEFLRIRRVPLEERQCSDEAPDIIAQIRLAAKKDREIMEKGVKAFVSYVRAYKEHQCSFIFRWKDLEIGKLGMGYGLLQLPAMPEVRHYSLSTQGFVPVEDIKLEDIKYKEKSREKQRKKNLAAKQAAKEQKMQQSKETTKASSSVATSKKTAKQRRAVQSTDDADELERDYRLLKKLKKGRIDENEFAKLTGTEEL; translated from the exons ATGGCCGCCGTTGAAGACAATAACCCGAACAAAGCTCTCACCACCACCAGGTTCTCCGAACTCGAACCGCCACTCTCCCAACCAGTGCTTGAAGCTATTTCAGCTGCCGGTTTCGAGTTCTGCACACCGGTTCAGGCCGCCACCATACCCTTGCTATGCACCTACAAAGACGTTACGGTCGATGCTGCCACGGGCTCTGGGAAAACCCTAGCCTTCCTCCTCCCCCTAGTTGAAATTCTCCGCCGTGCCGACCCTCCCAAACCCCACCAG GTGGTGGGAGTAGTAATTTCTCCAACTAGGGAGTTGGCATTGCAGATATTTAAAGTTGCAGAGCCATTTATTGCCACACTGTCAAATGTTAGACCAATGCTATTAGTTGGAGGAGCTGAAGTGAAAGCTGATACGACTAAAATTGAAGAGGAAGGTGTTAATTTGTTAATCGGGACGCCTGGAAGACTTAGCGATATAATGGAGCATATGGATATGCTGGACTTTCGAAACCTTGAG ATATTGATTCTGGATGAAGCTGATCGGCTGTTAGACATGGGATTCCAGAAACAGGTAAGTTCAATCATATCTCGCTTACCAAAGCTTCGTAGGACCGGCCTTTTTTCAGCTACTCAAACTGAAGCAGTTGAAGAGCTAGCCAGAGCAGGATTAAGGAATCCTGTGAGGGTAGAAGTGCGATCCGAAATAAAAAGACCGAAGGATGTAACCTCTTCACAGCAAATTGCCTCTTCTAAAACTCCTTCAGGGCTCAAAATGCAG TATTTTCAATGTGAAGCAGACCAGAAACCTCAACAGCTCATTGATCTTCTCCTAAAAAACAAAGCCCAGAAAATAATTAT CTATTTCATGACTTGTGCCTGTGTTGATTACTGGGGAGCTGTACTTCCACGACTTTCCTTATTGAAAGGATTCTCTCTGATCCCTCTTCATGGAAAGATGAAGCAG GCTGCAAGGGAGAAGGCATTAGCATCATTTACATCTCTTTCAAGCGGCATTCTTCTTTGCACTGATGTAGCAGCTCGTGGGCTTGACATTCCTGGTGTTGACTGCATTATACAG TATGACCCCCCACAGGATCCTAATGTGTTCATACACAGAGTTGGCCGAACTGCCCGAATGGGACGACAAGGAACTGCTATTGTGTTCTTGTTACCAAAG GAGGAAGCATACATTGAATTCCTCAGGATAAGGAGAGTTCCACTCGAAGAGAGACAATGTTCGGACGAGGCTCCCGATATCATAGCCCAG ATACGTTTAGCAGCCAAAAAGGACCGTGAAATTATGGAGAAAGGAGTTAAGGCCTTTGTATCTTATGTTCGTGCTTATAAAGAGCACCAATGTTCTTTTATCTTCAG GTGGAAAGATCTTGAAATTGGGAAGTTGGGGATGGGATATGGACTGTTGCAGCTTCCAGCGATGCCTGAAGTAAGGCACTACTCTCTATCCACCCAAGGTTTTGTTCCCGTTGAAGATATAAAACTGGAGGATATCAAGTACAA AGAAAAGTCTCGGGAGAAGCAAAGGAAGAAAAACCTGGCAGCGAAACAGGCTGCAAAAGAGCAAAAAATGCAGCAGTCAAAAGAAACGACAAAAGCTTCTAGCTCTGTGGCCACAAGTAAGAAAACAGCCAAACAGAGACGTGCAGTTCAATCAACAGATGATGCAGATGAGTTAGAACGGGATTATCGCCTCctgaagaaattgaaaaaaggAAGGATCGATGAAAATGAATTTGCAAAATTAACCGGAACAGAGGAATTATGA